The genomic DNA CCAGAGTTAAATTAACACTTTCAAAATAGTTAAACATTTAACACTCTGCCAGAGTTCCTTCTTTAACTCGCAAAACAGAGTTAAAGTAACACTAAGGGATTAGACAACTGCTCCGAGTTAATTTTTATTAACTATTTGGGTAGTGTTAATTTCACTCCCTAAAGTGTCAATTATCTACACTGAAAAAAATGTTAAAATGAATTGTTAATTTATTCAatattatttaattaaatatatacttATATTAATAACAATTAATCAAATAAACAATCATTgtcaaaaacatttatttgtgcCTTTTCTCCCTTGCAGTCAGTTGAATTAAAACATTGTGAATGAAGGTATAATGTACATACTTTCATCTGAAACATTGTATGAGCTTTGAATATCAAACGGTTTATGAAATTTAAGCTCAGACATTTTTAGTAGACATCTTTCCACACTTCGTAATACTCCGAATGCATGATGATGGTCATCAAAATTCTCTGTAAATAGcttgtttgtaaaaaaaaaagtgatctTCAACCAAAAGTACATCACTTATTTGACAAAAGACTGGCATGTCTTCTTCCATTGCACTGCAAATAACTAGTCCAGCTTTATACTCTACACCATCAACTTTAACCCAACTCGTTGAGAAAACATCTTTTCACAAGATCGTTTCAAGCATTTCATTGTTGACGACATTCTCATCTCTgaagagaaaaaaatgtaattggcCCATACTCATTTTGTTTGAGGGTGAAGGTTTCCCAGTGATAAGCAATGGCCATCTGATGCTTTTTAGCAAGCGATTTGGTTATGTTTTTGACATTTTTAAAACaatctttaaacagcttgtgtTTGGCCTCAAACCTCATACACCACGTATATAATAAGGGGCCAATTTTCCTTATAGAAGATGGGTAATGGATCATAAAATGATGCTTAGGTATCAAGTTTCTATGTGGATACAATTGCTTAAATAGTTTGTGGTGGTCAACAATCAAATTCTTTAAATATATTGTCATACCTAGAGTGAGAGAAGGTGAAAAAACTATGTTCATTATTtgaagtaacaacagtaacaaattCCAGTTTTTGTTTCCTGCAGGAATAATGTCACCAAACAACAGCGGGATGTTTTTCACAAGACACAATGTCGGAATAGAATTCAAACCAATGCCATTGCCAACACTCTCCAAAATAATCTTTGTAGGACGATTTTTTAGTTCTAAAAATCCATAATCAAAACAATAAATCCTGGAAAGCAAGTCCTGTTCTGACATAAAGTGTTGCGTGAGATATCCAAAAAGCAATTTGATCTCATACTGAACCACACCCTCAAGAAAATCATGCATGATATCAAATGAATAGTTATTACAAACATGGAAATACTTCAATGAATTAAGCGCTTTGCCTTGCATGGGATGAGACGCTTATCCATTGTGATGTAGAAGCTCTCAATCTTGCTCTTCTGACGCCCAACAGCGAGGAGGTACGGCTGCCGACCCTGCTGGTTGCGGAGATGCTCCTCCAAACTGCAGCATGACTAGGGTTGAGATCAGAAAACTGAAAATTAGACAACTGAAAATTAGACAAGAATAATGTGCAGCCAGAGAAAACTACATTATAGAAGTGATTATTCAAACAGCTTTTCATTGGCTAGTGCAAGATGGGAATGAAGACTTAATTACAATTCCATCCACTTTTTAACAACCCTCATTTACATATGTGGCTAAGAAGGTGACGTGACAAATTATTATAATCACGTTAATAATATAATTACCTTATGAAAGACAACAAGTCTCTCAACTGCATCACATGCACTAATTTTTGGAGACTTCAGTCCCCCTGGAGGTGGTGGAAGGAGATGTAACAGCAACAACAGGGAAGCCATTTCTTGGTCGTAGGCTGAGGACAAAGAGTCACAAGAATTAACTGAAAACTCTTCAAATGTAATACTATTAAAGTTTGAATGAGAACCGGGAGGCATTATGAGAACGTTTTAAACCGTCATCCATCTATTAGTCACATTTATCCCAAAAATCAGATCAACGTTCAGAGATACACTGAATAAACAAATGAAATATTATTGCAGTTATAATTTAACTGCAATtatagcaaatttattaaaaaaataaaataaaaaaactcacTTGTTGGCTCATCAAGATCACTTCCTGGGGGACTTTCTGCTGACTGCACCAAGCGACACAACTCTGGTGTTGAGGTGAGCCGCTTAGCCTCTTTTATGACATTTGGCTTGAAGAACAAATCCCATTTCTGAAGAAGCCTGGAGGATGTGTCGCCATCAAATAGGAGAGTGAAGTCTTGGTCCACCTTTAAGAAAGAAGAtattaaactactactactactacttcaggAAATACTTTCAAATTTCAAGCCATTCTAAACATCTCATCCCAAATTTACCAATCCTTTTGTATCCAGGAATCTTGGGAAGCTGGAGAGGATATCAACACTTCTGCCTGGGTCATTATTAACGAGCTTCTGACTGTGCTGAAAGGTCTCTCTCATCTTCTGGAAAATCAGGGAATTGTCTGTGGTATGGTTGAGCAAAGACATGGCCTCTTGGCAAGCACCACCATCAAGCTGCCTTTCAACATTAACAGTCCTTTGGAAATTTGGGCCCCCTGGAGAAAAGTCAATTGGGCTATTTGGTGGCAGTGCAGTCCTCGACGAATCTTCCTCTGGACTGTTTTCAGAAGCCAAGAAATGTATCCTGTGCTGCTTGCAGCATCATAGAAGTGTtcctgaaatgaaaaaaat from Salmo salar chromosome ssa07, Ssal_v3.1, whole genome shotgun sequence includes the following:
- the LOC106609078 gene encoding uncharacterized protein isoform X2, with protein sequence MSLLNHTTDNSLIFQKMRETFQHSQKLVNNDPGRSVDILSSFPRFLDTKGLVDQDFTLLFDGDTSSRLLQKWDLFFKPNVIKEAKRLTSTPELCRLVQSAESPPGSDLDEPTTYDQEMASLLLLLHLLPPPPGGLKSPKISACDAVERLVVFHKSCCSLEEHLRNQQGRQPYLLAVGRQKSKIESFYITMDKRLIPCKAKRLIH